In one Oscillospiraceae bacterium genomic region, the following are encoded:
- the kce_4 gene encoding 3-keto-5-aminohexanoate cleavage enzyme, which translates to MKKAIITVAPTGEGPTKAANPATPITPEEIADSVYESYLAGAAIAHLHVRDAQGRPTMSTERFRETFRRVREKCDIVINLTTSGDITAGDDIRMAHLGELRPEIASFDCGTMNWANEEIFYNSPQFLERLGGVMNEYGIKPEVEIFDTGMIGNSLHYLKTGVLKAPVHYQFVLGVGGGMPATIENLIYLTRMLPEDATWSALGVGKYHIPIMAAALLLGGHVRVGFEDNIYYDRGVLAKSNAQLVERAVRIAGEFNRPIATPADVREMFHLK; encoded by the coding sequence GTGAAGAAAGCGATTATTACCGTGGCGCCCACCGGGGAGGGGCCCACCAAGGCCGCCAACCCCGCCACGCCCATTACGCCGGAGGAGATCGCCGACTCCGTGTACGAGAGCTATTTGGCGGGCGCGGCCATTGCACACCTGCACGTCCGGGACGCGCAGGGGCGCCCCACCATGTCCACCGAGCGGTTCCGGGAGACCTTCCGGCGCGTGCGGGAGAAGTGCGACATCGTCATCAACCTCACCACGTCGGGGGACATCACCGCGGGGGACGACATCCGCATGGCCCATCTGGGCGAATTGCGGCCGGAGATCGCCTCCTTCGACTGCGGCACGATGAACTGGGCCAACGAGGAGATTTTTTACAACTCCCCGCAGTTCCTGGAGCGGCTGGGCGGCGTGATGAACGAGTACGGCATCAAGCCGGAGGTGGAAATTTTTGATACGGGCATGATTGGCAACTCCCTGCACTACTTGAAAACAGGGGTCCTCAAGGCCCCCGTCCACTACCAGTTCGTCCTGGGCGTGGGCGGCGGAATGCCCGCCACCATTGAAAACCTGATCTACCTGACCCGTATGCTGCCGGAGGACGCCACCTGGTCCGCCCTGGGGGTGGGAAAATACCACATCCCCATTATGGCCGCCGCGCTCCTGCTGGGCGGGCACGTGCGGGTGGGATTCGAGGACAACATCTACTACGACCGTGGGGTGCTGGCAAAATCCAACGCGCAACTGGTGGAGCGGGCCGTCCGGATCGCCGGGGAGTTTAACCGGCCCATCGCCACCCCGGCCGACGTGCGCGAAATGTTCCATCTCAAATAG
- a CDS encoding acetyl-CoA synthetase, translating into MHKLIAAARAQGRDLLEHEALALLREYGIPIPAHQFLAGADADAAAEAARAIGMPVAVKIVSKDIVHKSDVGGVETGLDTEAAVRAACRRILERVALGAPKAEIAGLLVVKQALPGLECVVGMTRDPQFGTALMFGLGGVFVEALDDVALQLLPVDRDEALEMTRGIRGARLLDGYRGAGPLDRPAAAELICRLGALAEAEPELAEIDVNPFFLYPQGLLPVDVRMLLKK; encoded by the coding sequence GTGCATAAGCTGATTGCGGCCGCGCGGGCGCAGGGCAGGGACCTGCTGGAGCACGAGGCCCTGGCCCTGCTGCGGGAATACGGCATCCCCATCCCGGCACACCAGTTTCTAGCGGGCGCGGACGCGGACGCCGCGGCGGAGGCCGCCCGGGCCATCGGTATGCCGGTGGCCGTCAAGATCGTCTCCAAGGATATTGTGCACAAATCGGACGTGGGCGGAGTCGAGACGGGCTTGGACACCGAAGCGGCGGTCCGGGCGGCGTGCCGGCGCATACTGGAGCGCGTGGCCCTGGGGGCGCCCAAGGCCGAAATCGCCGGGCTGCTGGTCGTGAAGCAGGCCCTGCCGGGGCTGGAGTGTGTGGTGGGCATGACCCGCGATCCGCAGTTTGGCACGGCGCTGATGTTCGGGCTGGGCGGCGTCTTTGTGGAGGCGCTGGACGACGTGGCCCTCCAGCTCCTGCCCGTGGACAGGGACGAGGCCCTGGAGATGACCCGCGGCATCCGGGGCGCGCGGCTGCTGGACGGCTACAGGGGGGCGGGACCGCTGGACCGCCCCGCGGCGGCGGAGCTGATATGCAGGCTGGGCGCGCTGGCCGAGGCGGAGCCGGAGCTGGCCGAGATAGACGTCAATCCCTTTTTCCTCTACCCGCAGGGCCTGCTGCCCGTAGACGTCAGGATGCTCTTAAAAAAGTAA